In Amaranthus tricolor cultivar Red isolate AtriRed21 chromosome 5, ASM2621246v1, whole genome shotgun sequence, a genomic segment contains:
- the LOC130813425 gene encoding GDSL esterase/lipase At1g71250-like — MPLKFKVNWKNISPVRSLCSVLVILIIIALILAIVTAIHNHKKSQSHSKHHPDPSSPVMSPSSSFLDSLLQSNAVNQKSKGFFIMGDSSVDCGLNTLFYPVLRRNLSLFPCSNGDDSSLIPYFLAKKINLPAIPTFYEQNGTIEGIVNGLNYGAAQSTILSPANGLNFQTLHQQLRQAIETIQLLHLQLGELEAQSFISSSVFYLSIGKDDYINFFFENASFPSEYNGNTELFPRLLVDEMMNALRGLYNEGVRKIVVMGVYPLGCAPRAVVDWYFLTGRNRRRMRVCVSEINEVITQHNQLLNDGIIDLNLELSDAQFVFCDIYQAYIQIMSTPQAYGFEDVRGACCGRGWHGAAEGCQNIENACNQTSTHIWWDFYNPTHAVNSLLADSAWSGQPLGDICHPFSIQGLMKL, encoded by the exons ATGCCGTTAAAATTCAAGGTAAATTGGAAAAACATTTCTCCAGTAAGATCACTATGTAGTGTACTGGTCATACTAATAATCATTGCGCTTATCCTTGCTATTGTTACTGCCATTCATAATCACAAAAAATCTCAATCCCACTCCAAACATCATCCTGATCCTTCTTCTCCTGTGATGTCGCCTTCAAGTTCTTTTCTGGATAGTCTCCTACAATCTAATGCTGTCAATCAGAAATCTAAAGGATTTTTCATAATGGGTGATTCTTCAGTTGATTGTGGGTTGAACACTCTGTTTTACCCTGTGCTTCGTCGTAATCTTTCCTTATTCCCTTGCTCTAATGGCGATGATTCTTCTCTCATTCCTTACTTTCTGG CAAAGAAGATAAATTTACCAGCCATACCTACATTCTATGAGCAGAATGGCACAATTGAGGGCATAGTAAACGGTTTAAACTATGGTGCAGCCCAGTCCACAATCCTAAGCCCGGCAAATGGCCTGAATTTCCAGACCCTCCACCAGCAATTAAGGCAAGCAATTGAGACAATCCAACTCCTACACTTACAACTCGGTGAATTGGAAGCCCAAAGCTTCATCAGCTCTTCCGTGTTCTACTTGTCCATAGGCAAAGATGACTATATCAACTTTTTCTTTGAAAACGCATCGTTTCCGTCAGAATATAACGGAAACACTGAGCTTTTTCCAAGGCTGTTGGTGGACGAGATGATGAATGCCTTAAGAGGTCTCTATAATGAAGGGGTTAGGAAGATTGTTGTGATGGGAGTTTACCCTCTTGGTTGTGCTCCTAGGGCAGTTGTAGATTGGTATTTTCTAACTGGAAGAAATAGAAGAAGAATGAGGGTTTGTGTTAGTGAGATTAATGAGGTAATTACACAGCATAATCAGCTATTAAATGATGGGATAATTGATCTTAACTTGGAGCTAAGTGATGCTCAGTTTGTATTCTGTGATATATACCAAGCCTATATTCAGATCATGTCCACCCCACAAGCATATG GATTTGAAGATGTAAGAGGAGCATGCTGTGGAAGAGGATGGCATGGAGCAGCAGAAGGGTGTCAAAACATAGAGAATGCTTGCAACCAAACATCAACTCATATATGGTGGGATTTCTACAACCCAACTCATGCTGTCAATTCTCTGCTGGCTGACTCAGCCTGGTCTGGCCAACCATTGGGTGACATCTGTCATCCTTTCAGCATTCAAGGACTGATGAAGCTTTAg